The proteins below are encoded in one region of Paenisporosarcina cavernae:
- a CDS encoding FMN-binding negative transcriptional regulator — translation MYIPKQFRVEDMEEVKRFLQEHAFATIVSSTSGRPVATHLPLQVAEKNGKLTLTGHFAYGNKQWKAWSEEEEVLVIFQGPHAYVSSSWYDHVNVPTWNYEAVHIYGIAHFLSLDELKNDLAALLEKYEHGRESAVVWNTLPEELLERELKGIKGFRIDVTKVEAAYKLSQNRHPSDYEAIQQHLLREDSEQKSSSR, via the coding sequence GTGTACATACCGAAACAATTTCGAGTAGAAGATATGGAAGAAGTGAAACGATTTTTACAAGAGCACGCTTTTGCGACAATCGTTAGTTCGACTTCTGGCCGACCAGTTGCAACGCACCTCCCATTACAAGTAGCCGAGAAGAACGGGAAACTAACACTTACCGGTCATTTTGCTTATGGCAATAAACAATGGAAAGCTTGGTCAGAAGAAGAAGAGGTTCTTGTGATTTTTCAAGGACCGCATGCGTACGTTTCAAGCTCTTGGTATGACCATGTGAATGTGCCGACTTGGAATTATGAAGCGGTTCATATTTATGGTATTGCCCATTTTTTATCGCTTGATGAACTGAAAAACGATTTAGCAGCACTTTTAGAAAAGTATGAGCATGGAAGGGAGTCTGCAGTCGTTTGGAATACACTTCCGGAAGAATTATTGGAACGAGAGTTAAAGGGTATTAAAGGTTTTCGCATTGACGTAACGAAAGTAGAAGCTGCATATAAATTAAGTCAAAATCGGCATCCAAGTGACTATGAAGCAATTCAACAGCATCTTCTACGGGAAGATTCAGAACAAAAATCATCAAGTCGCTAA
- a CDS encoding ATP-dependent Clp protease ATP-binding subunit — protein sequence MQNQYQQQQPEQKPLELYGRNLVEAARSGKMDPVIGRDQEIRHVIRILSRKTKNNPVLIGEPGVGKTAIVEGLAMRIVRKDVPEGLKEKEIYELDMSALIAGAKYRGEFEERLKAVLKQVKEAEGNIILFIDEIHTIVGAGKTEGAMDAGNMLKPMLARGELHLIGATTLDEYRMYIEKDAALERRFQQVLVREPSVEDTVSILRGLKERFELHHAVRIHDRAIVAAAQLSDRYLTERFLPDKAIDLVDEACAMIRTEIDSMPQELDEVTRRMMQLEIEEQALMKEKDEASQKRLATLRDELEKLKKTTDDMRSQWQTEKASIQALQKKRETLDILRRELEEAESNYDLNKAAELRHGSIPSLEKELAQLEAELEATGETRILREDVTAEEIASIVARWTGIPVTKLMEGEREKLLRLHETLQERVVGQDQAVQYVSEAVWRARAGIKDPQKPIGSFLFLGPTGVGKTELAKALAANLFDSEDHFIRIDMSEYMEKHSVSRLVGAPPGYIGYEEGGQLTEAVRRNPYSVILLDEIEKAHPDVANILLQVLDDGRITDSQGRLVNFTNSVIILTSNIGSQYLLEESENAEDLVMAALRQHFKPELLNRMDEIVYFHSLKGNHFRAITEKILRELGNRLHEQEISLSFTDDLISWVVEEGTDAAYGARPLRRFVQRHVETAVAREVLAGHFPPGTNVQVGYENGEITFTNV from the coding sequence ATGCAAAATCAGTATCAACAACAACAGCCAGAACAAAAGCCGCTCGAGCTATATGGAAGAAATTTAGTGGAAGCAGCGCGTTCTGGAAAAATGGATCCCGTAATTGGTCGAGATCAAGAAATCCGACATGTCATTCGTATTTTATCGCGTAAAACGAAAAACAATCCTGTCCTGATTGGAGAACCTGGAGTAGGGAAAACGGCAATCGTGGAAGGACTCGCCATGCGCATTGTGCGCAAAGATGTGCCGGAAGGATTAAAAGAAAAAGAAATTTATGAATTAGATATGAGTGCGTTAATTGCAGGAGCAAAGTATCGCGGAGAATTTGAAGAGCGTTTAAAAGCGGTCTTAAAACAAGTGAAAGAAGCAGAAGGCAACATCATTTTATTTATCGATGAAATTCATACGATTGTTGGAGCAGGGAAAACAGAAGGTGCAATGGACGCTGGTAATATGTTAAAACCGATGCTTGCTCGCGGAGAACTTCATTTAATCGGGGCAACAACTCTCGATGAATACCGTATGTATATTGAAAAAGATGCGGCACTCGAACGACGTTTCCAACAAGTACTTGTGCGTGAACCGTCTGTCGAAGATACCGTTTCCATCTTACGTGGATTGAAAGAACGATTTGAGCTCCACCATGCGGTTCGAATTCATGACCGTGCAATCGTGGCAGCAGCGCAGTTGTCCGATCGATATTTAACAGAACGGTTCTTGCCGGATAAAGCCATTGACTTAGTCGATGAGGCGTGTGCAATGATTCGGACAGAAATCGACTCAATGCCTCAAGAACTCGACGAAGTAACAAGACGCATGATGCAATTAGAAATTGAAGAACAAGCGTTGATGAAAGAAAAAGATGAAGCAAGTCAAAAACGTTTAGCAACTCTTCGAGACGAACTCGAAAAGTTAAAGAAAACGACCGATGATATGCGTAGTCAGTGGCAAACAGAAAAAGCATCGATTCAAGCGCTTCAGAAAAAGCGCGAAACGTTAGATATTCTGCGCCGTGAATTAGAAGAAGCGGAAAGTAACTATGATTTGAACAAAGCAGCGGAACTTCGTCATGGTTCGATTCCTTCCTTGGAAAAGGAACTAGCCCAATTAGAAGCGGAACTTGAAGCCACTGGCGAAACACGAATTTTACGAGAAGACGTGACGGCAGAAGAAATTGCATCTATCGTTGCTCGCTGGACTGGTATTCCTGTCACAAAATTAATGGAAGGCGAGCGGGAAAAATTACTTCGTCTACATGAAACTTTACAAGAGCGAGTAGTGGGGCAAGACCAAGCGGTTCAATATGTGTCGGAAGCAGTTTGGCGCGCACGTGCAGGAATTAAAGATCCGCAAAAACCAATTGGTTCGTTTTTGTTCTTAGGACCAACAGGAGTAGGAAAAACCGAACTTGCAAAAGCGCTGGCAGCGAATTTGTTCGATTCGGAAGATCACTTCATTCGAATTGATATGTCCGAGTACATGGAAAAGCATAGTGTGTCTCGTTTAGTCGGTGCACCTCCAGGATATATCGGGTATGAAGAAGGCGGCCAATTAACCGAAGCGGTTCGACGAAATCCATATTCCGTTATTTTACTAGATGAGATCGAAAAGGCGCATCCGGATGTCGCGAACATTTTGTTACAAGTCCTGGATGATGGACGGATTACGGATAGCCAAGGGCGCTTAGTCAATTTTACGAACTCGGTCATTATTTTAACGAGCAATATCGGTTCGCAATATTTGCTAGAGGAATCGGAAAATGCAGAAGACCTTGTGATGGCTGCACTTCGCCAACACTTCAAACCAGAACTTTTAAATCGAATGGACGAAATTGTTTATTTCCATTCGTTAAAAGGGAACCACTTCCGCGCCATTACGGAAAAAATCCTGCGTGAACTTGGAAATCGATTACATGAACAAGAGATTAGCCTTTCGTTTACTGATGACTTAATTTCTTGGGTTGTAGAAGAAGGAACGGATGCTGCTTATGGAGCTCGACCACTTCGTCGATTCGTTCAACGTCATGTAGAAACAGCCGTTGCAAGGGAAGTACTTGCAGGGCACTTTCCACCAGGAACCAACGTACAGGTTGGTTACGAAAACGGAGAAATTACGTTTACAAATGTATAA
- a CDS encoding YjzD family protein, with product MKYILTFVWLFALVTMLNYVVSSVAGVGFDFTTGAIIAVIFYVLFIIIQALIPNEPVAHDHH from the coding sequence ATGAAATATATTCTAACTTTTGTATGGCTTTTTGCATTAGTCACAATGCTTAATTATGTAGTAAGTTCTGTTGCTGGAGTAGGTTTCGACTTTACTACTGGCGCAATTATTGCCGTTATTTTCTACGTACTATTTATTATCATTCAAGCACTAATCCCGAACGAACCAGTAGCACACGATCATCACTAA
- a CDS encoding beta-ketoacyl-ACP synthase III: MRLPAGILSLGRYIPDTIVTNKDLENRMDTSDEWIRTRTGIEERRYASDEIDTSDMAYSAAKEAMERAGVKPEEIGLILVATVTPDKPFPTVSCMIQDRLGAKNAAAMDISAACSGFMYGVITAKQFVESGAYKYVLVVGVEKLTKITNFEDRNTAVLFGDGAGAAVVGNVSEGKGILSFELGADGSGGNELYQDGPYLYMNGREVFKFAVRQMGESAEAVIAEAGLTKEEIDFLVPHQANIRIMESSRQRLNLPVEKMSKTIQRYGNTSAASIPISLYEDIEEGRVKDGDTIVLVGFGGGLTWGAICMVWGN, from the coding sequence ATGCGATTGCCAGCTGGAATTCTTTCTCTAGGACGCTATATACCCGATACAATTGTGACGAATAAAGATTTGGAAAATAGAATGGATACGTCGGATGAATGGATCCGAACTCGAACTGGTATTGAAGAGCGTCGTTATGCAAGTGATGAGATAGATACATCTGATATGGCGTACAGTGCTGCGAAAGAGGCAATGGAACGTGCTGGAGTTAAACCCGAAGAAATTGGGTTAATTTTAGTGGCGACCGTAACGCCAGATAAACCTTTCCCAACCGTCTCCTGTATGATTCAAGATCGCTTAGGGGCAAAAAATGCGGCAGCAATGGATATTTCTGCAGCTTGTTCCGGCTTTATGTACGGCGTTATTACCGCTAAACAATTTGTGGAATCTGGTGCGTATAAGTATGTGCTAGTGGTTGGAGTCGAAAAGCTAACGAAGATTACAAACTTTGAGGACCGAAATACTGCCGTTCTTTTCGGAGACGGTGCAGGAGCTGCGGTCGTTGGGAATGTTTCGGAAGGAAAAGGTATATTATCATTTGAATTAGGTGCAGATGGATCTGGTGGAAATGAATTATACCAAGACGGACCGTACTTATACATGAATGGGCGAGAAGTCTTTAAATTTGCAGTACGACAAATGGGCGAGTCAGCAGAAGCTGTCATTGCGGAAGCTGGACTGACAAAAGAGGAAATCGATTTTCTCGTTCCACATCAAGCAAACATTCGCATCATGGAATCATCTAGACAACGGCTGAATTTGCCAGTAGAAAAAATGTCCAAAACGATTCAACGATACGGGAATACCTCTGCCGCTTCTATCCCAATCTCTTTGTATGAAGATATTGAAGAAGGTCGCGTAAAAGACGGCGACACAATCGTGCTTGTCGGTTTTGGTGGCGGTCTTACGTGGGGCGCAATTTGCATGGTTTGGGGTAACTAA
- the fabF gene encoding beta-ketoacyl-ACP synthase II, translating to MTKRRVVITGVGAITPLGNDVPSTWSNIKAGKSGVGPLTRLDTDLFAAKIAAEVKDFNIEEYIERKEARKMDRFTHYALAASIEAVKDSGLEITPEVGLRTGVWIGSGIGGMETYENQFKVFQEKGARRVSPFFVPMIIADMASGQVSIHFGAKAMNNCSVTACASGTNSIGDAFKVIQRGDADVMISGGAEAPITNMSVAGFISNTALSLNPEAQKASRPFDANRDGFVIGEGSGIVVLEEYEHAVGRGAKIYAEIVGYGSTGDAHHITAPAPEGEGAARAMAQALSDGGVSPEQVAYINAHGTSTPYNDLFETQAVKSVFGEHAYTLAMSSTKSMTGHLLGAAGGIEAIFTALAIKEGIMPPTINLENPDPECDLDYVANEAREASIDYAMSNSLGFGGHNASIVLKKVDA from the coding sequence ATGACGAAACGTCGAGTAGTAATTACAGGAGTTGGCGCTATTACACCGTTAGGAAATGACGTGCCATCTACTTGGTCTAATATTAAAGCAGGTAAATCAGGAGTGGGTCCGTTAACTCGTTTAGATACCGATTTATTCGCCGCAAAAATTGCAGCCGAAGTAAAAGATTTCAATATCGAGGAGTATATTGAACGAAAAGAAGCGAGAAAAATGGATCGCTTTACGCATTATGCACTTGCTGCATCAATTGAAGCTGTTAAAGACTCAGGACTGGAGATCACGCCAGAAGTTGGTCTACGCACAGGTGTCTGGATTGGCTCTGGTATTGGTGGAATGGAAACGTACGAAAACCAGTTTAAAGTATTCCAAGAAAAAGGGGCTCGTCGAGTTAGTCCTTTCTTCGTTCCAATGATTATTGCAGACATGGCTTCTGGCCAAGTGTCGATTCATTTCGGGGCGAAAGCAATGAATAACTGTTCGGTTACTGCATGTGCTTCTGGCACGAATTCCATCGGAGATGCATTTAAAGTCATTCAACGCGGTGATGCCGATGTGATGATTTCTGGTGGGGCAGAAGCACCGATAACGAACATGTCCGTTGCAGGGTTTATTTCCAATACAGCACTTTCGTTAAATCCTGAGGCACAAAAAGCATCACGTCCATTTGATGCGAACCGTGACGGATTTGTTATTGGAGAGGGTTCAGGTATTGTCGTGCTGGAGGAATATGAGCACGCTGTAGGTCGTGGTGCAAAAATTTACGCAGAAATCGTGGGTTACGGTTCGACAGGAGATGCACATCATATTACAGCTCCAGCACCGGAAGGGGAAGGAGCTGCACGTGCGATGGCGCAAGCTCTTTCGGATGGAGGCGTTTCTCCAGAGCAAGTAGCTTACATTAATGCGCACGGTACAAGTACACCGTACAATGATTTATTCGAAACACAAGCAGTGAAATCTGTTTTCGGTGAGCATGCCTATACACTAGCGATGAGTTCGACAAAATCGATGACGGGACATTTGTTAGGAGCAGCTGGTGGTATTGAAGCAATCTTTACCGCCTTAGCGATAAAAGAAGGCATCATGCCTCCAACGATCAATTTAGAAAATCCCGATCCAGAATGTGACTTAGATTATGTAGCAAATGAAGCTCGAGAAGCTTCGATTGACTACGCAATGAGCAATTCAC